In Sodalis ligni, a single genomic region encodes these proteins:
- a CDS encoding condensation domain-containing protein: MERLNPAYAEEAVRHLVATFEMLRACFIFNGIDSRTNILSADDSCFNQAFECRPSSVSADTRQADLTEYVNETRKRMSVGIPPLFRYCLFTSHNPQHQRVIFIISHLICDGISSRILWREFSRAYRCAAKGGVIPRQCNRHYRRLGQELINRHCSLMGQERIFLTPTAGKRIDIMASALSRDRPVCLMKNRRTETRRFHGESLAQLHFAARGQGLSLSEFFLMLLLRALASVYGEGFVAVTLWFAPHFIGEWRTPVYDLVGSAAFPMSAWFSTQVHQETADATVALKQGLYAAMACAADYAAWFYAPVAMVQRPTMPSISFNFVGDPRFSPDILAYRLAPEEVRIGRADNELAESLSVVKLRPMAICLNSLWRRIPMEVWPLSLPCFYSI; encoded by the coding sequence TTGGAGAGGCTGAATCCAGCCTATGCCGAAGAGGCGGTACGGCATCTGGTGGCTACATTCGAAATGCTGAGGGCCTGTTTCATTTTTAACGGTATCGACAGCCGGACAAATATCCTTTCCGCCGATGATTCCTGCTTCAACCAAGCGTTCGAATGCCGTCCATCATCCGTCTCCGCGGATACGCGACAGGCAGATCTTACGGAGTATGTGAATGAAACTAGAAAGAGAATGTCCGTCGGGATACCGCCTTTGTTCCGGTATTGTCTTTTCACCAGCCATAACCCCCAACATCAGCGCGTGATATTTATCATCAGCCATTTGATATGTGACGGCATTTCCAGCAGGATCCTCTGGCGAGAATTTTCACGGGCCTACCGGTGCGCGGCAAAAGGGGGCGTCATTCCGCGGCAGTGCAACCGGCATTACCGCCGACTTGGGCAGGAGTTGATTAACCGGCACTGTTCGCTGATGGGACAGGAACGCATTTTTTTAACGCCCACGGCGGGTAAAAGAATCGATATAATGGCGAGCGCGCTATCGAGGGATCGCCCGGTCTGCTTAATGAAGAACCGGCGTACCGAAACCCGGCGCTTTCATGGCGAATCCCTTGCGCAGCTGCATTTTGCGGCTCGGGGGCAAGGATTGAGTTTATCGGAGTTTTTTCTGATGCTTCTGCTGCGAGCGCTTGCCTCAGTCTATGGCGAAGGTTTCGTCGCCGTCACGCTCTGGTTTGCGCCGCATTTTATCGGTGAGTGGCGAACGCCGGTATATGACCTGGTGGGCTCGGCGGCATTTCCAATGTCCGCATGGTTCTCAACGCAAGTTCATCAGGAGACAGCGGACGCCACCGTTGCCCTGAAACAGGGGTTATATGCCGCCATGGCGTGCGCCGCAGATTATGCCGCCTGGTTTTACGCGCCGGTCGCCATGGTACAAAGACCGACAATGCCGTCCATCAGCTTTAATTTCGTCGGCGATCCCCGGTTTTCGCCGGATATTCTTGCTTACCGTCTGGCCCCTGAAGAGGTGCGCATCGGCCGGGCCGATAATGAACTTGCCGAGTCCCTCTCAGTTGTGAAATTGAGACCTATGGCGATATGCTTGAACTCACTTTGGCGGCGTATCCCGATGGAGGTCTGGCCTCTCTCCCTTCCTTGCTTTTATTCAATATAG